Proteins from a genomic interval of Bacteroidota bacterium:
- a CDS encoding M20/M25/M40 family metallo-hydrolase, whose product MRWVASGLLLFFWVPTLGAQPDRPSGSRFDPRMLQERAIQAALQWVEAHREAHVQEWIRLTEIPAPSGREARRAAYIRAEMERMGLDSVHIDAKGNVVGILRGRSRHPAIAVAAHMDTVHPLEEIRVRREGDTLYAPGVLDDTAGLVVMLQTARALRASRVPLSGDVILIATVQEEVGLKGMEYWLNQNPRRADMVIAVDGNLGDVPYGALGIKWFRFHYRAYGAHTMQSLGQPNPNRAVARAIQDIYRLPLPHPSGAFVIYNVGLIGGGTVPNAVSQHSYFTVDLRSPSARLLQEYADSILARARRAAEQERVRFELEVLNDAPAGGTEAELADRREHPLVQTAVHVLNYLEVGRQLGRPVRPVATGSTDANMAVVRGIPAIAYGRCFGRDQHTLQEAAHIPSAFTATKGLILLLASLLR is encoded by the coding sequence ATGCGTTGGGTAGCCTCAGGCCTATTGCTGTTCTTTTGGGTGCCGACTCTGGGGGCACAGCCCGATCGCCCGAGCGGTTCTCGGTTCGATCCCCGCATGCTGCAAGAGCGCGCCATTCAAGCGGCGCTTCAGTGGGTTGAGGCGCATCGGGAGGCGCACGTGCAGGAGTGGATCCGGCTTACGGAGATCCCGGCGCCCTCTGGGCGCGAGGCGCGCCGAGCGGCCTATATTCGAGCGGAGATGGAGCGCATGGGGCTGGACTCCGTGCACATCGACGCCAAGGGCAACGTCGTGGGTATTTTGCGCGGCCGATCCCGCCATCCGGCTATTGCCGTGGCCGCGCACATGGACACGGTGCATCCGCTGGAGGAGATCCGGGTGCGCCGAGAGGGGGACACCCTCTATGCGCCGGGGGTGCTGGACGATACGGCCGGGCTTGTGGTGATGCTCCAGACGGCTCGGGCGCTTCGGGCCAGCCGGGTCCCTTTAAGCGGGGATGTGATCTTGATCGCCACGGTGCAGGAGGAGGTGGGGCTAAAGGGCATGGAGTATTGGCTCAACCAAAACCCTCGACGGGCCGACATGGTCATCGCCGTGGACGGCAACCTGGGGGATGTGCCCTATGGAGCGCTTGGCATCAAGTGGTTTCGGTTTCACTATCGCGCCTATGGGGCGCACACCATGCAGAGCCTGGGTCAGCCCAACCCCAACCGAGCCGTGGCGCGGGCGATTCAGGACATTTACCGGCTGCCCTTGCCGCATCCCTCGGGCGCGTTTGTGATCTACAACGTCGGCCTGATCGGCGGGGGCACGGTGCCCAACGCCGTCTCCCAGCACTCCTACTTCACCGTGGACCTGCGCTCTCCGAGTGCGCGCTTGTTGCAGGAGTACGCCGACTCCATCTTGGCGCGCGCCCGCCGGGCGGCTGAGCAAGAGCGGGTGCGCTTTGAGCTTGAGGTGCTCAACGACGCCCCAGCTGGCGGCACGGAGGCGGAGCTAGCCGACCGGCGCGAACACCCGCTAGTGCAGACGGCTGTGCACGTGCTGAATTACCTCGAAGTGGGCAGGCAACTGGGGCGTCCTGTGCGACCTGTAGCGACGGGTTCTACGGACGCCAACATGGCCGTTGTCCGAGGCATCCCGGCCATCGCCTATGGGCGCTGCTTCGGTCGCGATCAGCACACCCTGCAGGAGGCGGCCCACATCCCCAGCGCCTTTACCGCCACAAAGGGCCTTATTCTGCTCTTGGCCTCGCTGCTGCGCTAG
- the argG gene encoding argininosuccinate synthase: MAIVLAFSGGLDTSFCVLYLREHYGDPVYTVTVNTGGIDEAEAERLAGWAKALGSAGHWTVDGRRELFVAHLSYLIKGNVLRGGVYPLCVGPERVVQARKVVEMARQLGAWAVAHGSTGAGNDQIRFDVALRVLADDLAILTPIRDLGWTREQTAAYLRARGFPISEAKASYSINRGLWGTTIGGRETLTPSEPLPPEAWVETQDPALASQEGVELRIDFEKGLPTALDGEPMDPVALIEALNRIGAAHGVGRGTHVGDTILGIKGRIGFEAPAALVLITAHRELEKLVLTKWQRFQKDHLADFYGMLLHEGQYFDPVMRDIEAFLDSSQQFVTGTVRLRLQQGRIEVLGAESPYALFAPDLATYGEVNKLWSGRDAEGFARIWGVPALLAHRVRSAFATQPQKE; the protein is encoded by the coding sequence ATGGCAATTGTGTTGGCCTTTAGCGGAGGGCTGGATACGTCCTTCTGCGTGCTCTACCTCAGAGAGCACTACGGAGATCCCGTCTACACGGTAACCGTCAACACAGGGGGTATCGACGAAGCCGAGGCCGAACGGCTAGCCGGGTGGGCGAAGGCCTTGGGTTCAGCCGGGCATTGGACCGTAGACGGCCGCCGTGAGCTGTTTGTCGCGCACCTAAGCTACCTCATCAAGGGCAATGTGCTGCGAGGCGGGGTCTATCCGCTCTGCGTGGGCCCGGAACGGGTGGTGCAGGCCCGCAAGGTCGTGGAGATGGCCCGCCAGCTGGGGGCGTGGGCCGTCGCGCACGGCTCTACGGGGGCGGGCAACGACCAGATCCGCTTTGATGTGGCCCTGCGGGTGCTGGCCGACGATCTAGCCATCCTGACCCCGATTCGGGATCTGGGCTGGACGCGCGAGCAGACGGCCGCTTATTTGCGGGCGCGCGGTTTTCCCATCTCGGAGGCCAAGGCCAGCTACTCGATTAACCGCGGCCTGTGGGGCACGACGATCGGCGGTCGGGAGACGCTCACCCCCTCTGAGCCTCTGCCCCCGGAGGCCTGGGTGGAGACGCAGGACCCTGCGCTCGCCTCCCAGGAGGGGGTGGAGCTGCGCATCGATTTCGAAAAGGGCTTGCCCACCGCTCTAGACGGGGAGCCCATGGACCCCGTCGCGCTTATTGAGGCCCTGAACCGCATCGGGGCCGCCCACGGGGTAGGGCGCGGCACGCACGTCGGGGATACAATCTTGGGCATCAAGGGCCGGATAGGCTTTGAGGCCCCCGCCGCGCTTGTGCTCATTACCGCGCACCGGGAGCTGGAGAAGCTCGTGCTCACCAAGTGGCAGCGTTTCCAGAAGGATCATCTGGCCGACTTCTACGGCATGCTGCTGCACGAGGGCCAGTACTTTGACCCCGTGATGCGGGATATCGAGGCGTTTTTGGACTCTTCCCAACAGTTCGTAACGGGCACCGTGCGCCTCCGGCTTCAGCAGGGCCGAATCGAGGTGCTGGGGGCCGAGAGCCCGTATGCGCTCTTCGCCCCGGATCTGGCCACCTACGGGGAGGTCAACAAGCTCTGGAGCGGCCGCGACGCCGAAGGCTTCGCCCGCATCTGGGGCGTGCCCGCCTTGCTTGCGCACCGCGTGCGGTCTGCGTTCGCCACCCAGCCTCAGAAGGAGTAG
- a CDS encoding glycosyltransferase family 4 protein, translating into MRSTGGMQRVSWELLEALRREPDVATFPVLLQVPWRFIGPATAAFLLWLRGNLPRLLRRLQPDLVLFTSMVTAVLVPLLRDRIAVPCVAIAHGLDVIAPFGPYQRWLRRVLKELDAVCTPSRATLAACQARGLTPEKGFVVPNGIDPARLRTVPDRTQARALLRAHGWEALDPEAPLLVSVGRWVRRKGFGWFLREVMPALPVETQYALIGDGPERGTIREAIRMLERPERIWTPGRVPEELLHTVYAAADLFVMPNVPVPGDIEGFGVVILEAALCGTPVLAAHLEGIQDAVRQPEMGWLLPAQDAPRWRAHLQTILSTRTALHELGRQARLAVQEHYSWRSLLRQHLSIWNRLLEKSAATGAKENAPAR; encoded by the coding sequence ATGCGGAGCACAGGAGGCATGCAGCGGGTGAGCTGGGAGCTGCTTGAGGCGCTGCGCAGGGAGCCGGATGTGGCGACCTTCCCGGTGCTCTTACAGGTGCCCTGGCGATTCATCGGACCCGCCACAGCGGCCTTTCTGCTCTGGCTCCGCGGGAACTTGCCCCGCCTTCTAAGGCGCCTGCAGCCGGATCTGGTGCTTTTCACCTCCATGGTCACGGCCGTGCTCGTGCCCCTGTTGCGAGATCGCATCGCGGTGCCTTGTGTGGCGATCGCACACGGCCTAGACGTGATCGCGCCTTTCGGGCCCTATCAGCGCTGGCTCAGGCGGGTGCTGAAGGAACTGGATGCCGTCTGCACCCCCAGCCGGGCCACGCTTGCGGCATGCCAAGCCCGGGGGCTCACCCCGGAAAAAGGCTTCGTGGTGCCCAACGGAATCGATCCGGCGCGCCTCCGTACGGTCCCGGATCGGACCCAAGCCCGGGCCCTGTTGCGCGCGCATGGCTGGGAGGCACTCGACCCGGAAGCCCCGCTTCTGGTGAGCGTGGGCCGGTGGGTGCGGCGAAAGGGCTTCGGCTGGTTTTTGCGCGAAGTCATGCCCGCGCTGCCCGTTGAAACGCAATACGCCCTTATCGGCGACGGACCGGAGCGGGGAACGATTCGAGAAGCCATTCGGATGCTTGAACGTCCGGAGCGCATCTGGACCCCCGGAAGAGTGCCCGAGGAGCTTTTGCACACCGTGTATGCGGCCGCCGATCTGTTCGTAATGCCCAACGTGCCCGTGCCTGGGGACATAGAGGGATTTGGCGTGGTGATCCTGGAGGCTGCCTTGTGCGGCACACCGGTGCTGGCGGCGCATCTAGAGGGCATCCAAGATGCCGTGCGCCAGCCCGAAATGGGGTGGCTTTTGCCCGCCCAAGACGCCCCGCGCTGGCGCGCGCACCTGCAAACCATCCTAAGCACACGAACGGCCCTACACGAACTGGGCCGGCAAGCTAGGCTGGCGGTGCAGGAGCATTACAGCTGGCGCAGCCTCCTCCGCCAACACCTCAGCATCTGGAATCGGCTACTGGAGAAAAGCGCGGCTACGGGTGCGAAAGAAAACGCTCCAGCACGCTAA
- a CDS encoding GWxTD domain-containing protein, translated as MLWALACIGLDLPARAQDGELEAETLVVRHTDGRPRLDVFLRLSYSKLTFFRQGTGFQARYEATVELYRLNGRGQPQGLAESRTQERLVSAFSYAQTQQENAYDYLQLVLFPAPGRYLVQARVEDRHTGRQYARRVEVLVRDFGAEAFAMSDLLILDRFDEARQVLYPNVANEVGQDQSECLLFFELYTRWPRRVQVSYEVHRPRPLLRPTVRSFLGRSPSTGPEVVFQSSESRLLGPIRNQFVVRIPLDALKPERYTVRLLVRDEEGRELGRAEKTLRVRWTGLEAFIADLDQAIAQLVYLAKPAEIRAIQEAPTRAERYERFRAFWKKRDPTPGTERNELMEEYYQRVWYANRQFSGLEPGWKTDRGMVFILFGEPDAIDHHPFAYNAKPYQIWYYYSLGRRFIFVDQSGFGDYRLLIPIWDERNRM; from the coding sequence TTGCTGTGGGCTCTGGCATGTATCGGTCTTGATCTGCCGGCTCGCGCACAAGACGGAGAGCTGGAGGCAGAGACCCTCGTGGTGCGACACACGGACGGCCGCCCCCGGCTGGACGTTTTTTTGCGTCTGTCGTACTCCAAACTAACCTTCTTCCGGCAGGGAACGGGCTTTCAGGCCCGTTACGAGGCCACAGTGGAGCTATACCGGCTTAACGGGCGCGGCCAACCGCAAGGGCTTGCCGAGAGCCGCACCCAGGAGCGGCTGGTTTCGGCCTTCTCGTATGCGCAAACCCAACAAGAAAACGCCTACGATTACCTGCAGCTTGTGCTCTTTCCGGCCCCCGGCCGGTACCTGGTGCAAGCGCGTGTAGAGGACCGCCATACAGGTCGACAGTATGCCCGGCGCGTCGAGGTCTTGGTGCGGGACTTCGGCGCCGAGGCTTTCGCGATGAGCGATCTGCTAATCCTGGATCGCTTCGACGAAGCCCGACAGGTGCTGTATCCCAACGTAGCCAATGAGGTCGGCCAGGACCAGAGCGAATGCCTGCTTTTCTTTGAACTCTACACGCGCTGGCCCCGGCGGGTGCAGGTCTCCTACGAGGTCCATCGGCCTCGGCCGCTCCTTCGACCCACGGTGCGCAGCTTTCTGGGCCGCTCCCCTTCGACCGGCCCCGAAGTGGTCTTTCAGAGCTCGGAGAGCCGCCTTCTTGGCCCGATCCGCAACCAGTTCGTGGTGCGCATTCCCCTGGACGCCCTGAAGCCGGAGCGCTACACGGTTCGCCTGCTCGTGCGGGATGAAGAGGGCCGGGAGCTGGGCCGGGCGGAAAAGACGCTTCGGGTGCGCTGGACCGGTCTTGAGGCCTTCATCGCCGACCTGGACCAGGCCATCGCGCAGTTGGTTTATCTGGCCAAACCGGCTGAGATCCGGGCTATTCAAGAAGCGCCCACGCGCGCTGAGCGCTACGAGCGCTTTCGCGCCTTCTGGAAAAAGCGCGACCCCACGCCGGGCACGGAGCGCAACGAGCTCATGGAGGAATACTACCAGCGCGTCTGGTATGCCAACCGGCAGTTCTCGGGCCTGGAGCCAGGCTGGAAGACCGACCGCGGCATGGTCTTCATCCTCTTCGGAGAGCCGGACGCGATCGATCATCACCCCTTCGCCTACAACGCCAAGCCCTATCAGATTTGGTACTACTACAGCCTAGGACGCCGATTTATCTTCGTCGATCAGAGCGGCTTTGGAGACTATAGGCTCCTGATCCCGATTTGGGATGAGCGAAACCGCATGTAA
- a CDS encoding (2Fe-2S)-binding protein produces MPAPEVDRCVCHDRTFAELWQIVQTYGARSIAELQRHVAFGYRCRLCHPYVVRMLQTGQTRFPVMDPSQEERS; encoded by the coding sequence ATGCCGGCACCGGAAGTCGACCGTTGCGTCTGCCATGATCGCACGTTTGCCGAGCTCTGGCAGATCGTCCAAACTTATGGGGCCCGATCGATTGCGGAGCTGCAGCGGCATGTGGCTTTTGGCTACCGGTGCCGGCTCTGCCATCCGTATGTGGTGCGGATGCTACAGACCGGCCAAACCCGTTTTCCGGTTATGGATCCTAGCCAGGAGGAGAGATCATGA
- a CDS encoding NUDIX domain-containing protein, whose protein sequence is MSASFWASAYQAYAGRTRVRVNALILQEEMVLLVEHRSFRDPGSTYWIPPGGGVQFGETLPEALQREVREETGLEVAMGPLVYVSDFVREALHAVELYFLAKVTGGVLRTGTDPELGSEQMIRQVAWVPLRELSTRTVYPVFLAEVLPQDALEGFRRGARYIGPIR, encoded by the coding sequence GTGAGTGCGTCTTTTTGGGCCTCGGCCTATCAGGCCTACGCGGGGCGCACGCGGGTGCGCGTCAACGCCCTGATCCTGCAGGAGGAAATGGTGCTGCTCGTAGAGCACCGCAGCTTCCGGGATCCCGGCTCCACGTACTGGATTCCGCCCGGCGGAGGGGTGCAGTTCGGCGAGACCCTGCCGGAGGCCCTTCAGCGCGAGGTGCGCGAGGAGACGGGCCTTGAGGTGGCGATGGGGCCTTTGGTGTACGTATCGGATTTCGTGCGCGAGGCGCTGCACGCCGTGGAGCTGTATTTTTTGGCCAAAGTCACCGGGGGTGTTCTGCGCACGGGAACGGATCCGGAGCTGGGCTCAGAGCAGATGATCCGTCAAGTGGCCTGGGTGCCGCTGCGGGAGCTCAGTACCCGCACGGTGTATCCGGTTTTTCTGGCCGAGGTCCTGCCCCAAGACGCCCTAGAAGGGTTTCGCCGCGGGGCGCGCTATATCGGTCCGATTCGATAA
- a CDS encoding DMT family transporter, translating into MKTRLLLLLPLAMIAFAASPILVRLAMAEAPQAPPLAIAFWRALWAIALLALPVGIWRREELKRIRARDGLWIALAGAFLALHFALWVYALRYTSVASASVLVSIHPIFIAILGYWWLRERLSFAGGLGVALATLGGALIGWGDARQASASFPQAPLGNALAVSSALCFAGYLLVGRLMRQRISWLLYVGLLYGVVALLLGVLLLAMGLAATGYTRTFYGLCAFMALGPQLIGHGTLNYLVRFLTPALVALVVFSEPLLASLMAYALWGEVPGLVSGLGMVLTLGGLLLAWWPRPSAAARPRAE; encoded by the coding sequence ATGAAGACGCGCCTTCTGCTGTTGCTGCCCCTGGCCATGATAGCCTTTGCCGCAAGCCCTATTCTGGTGCGGCTGGCCATGGCGGAGGCGCCGCAGGCTCCACCGCTTGCGATCGCCTTCTGGCGGGCGCTTTGGGCGATCGCTCTGCTCGCGCTTCCCGTGGGGATATGGCGGAGAGAGGAACTGAAGCGGATTCGAGCCCGGGATGGGCTTTGGATCGCCCTGGCCGGCGCGTTTTTGGCGTTGCACTTTGCCCTATGGGTCTATGCCCTGCGGTATACTTCCGTGGCCAGCGCCTCGGTGCTCGTCTCGATTCATCCGATCTTTATTGCCATTTTGGGCTATTGGTGGCTCCGGGAGCGGCTGAGCTTTGCCGGCGGGCTTGGCGTTGCGCTGGCCACCCTGGGCGGAGCCCTTATCGGCTGGGGAGATGCGCGACAGGCTTCCGCATCCTTCCCCCAAGCCCCTCTGGGCAATGCTTTGGCGGTGAGCTCAGCGCTTTGCTTTGCGGGTTATTTGCTCGTGGGGCGCCTTATGCGCCAGCGCATATCTTGGCTTCTCTACGTGGGACTTCTATACGGCGTGGTGGCCCTTCTGCTGGGTGTGCTCCTGCTCGCAATGGGGCTTGCTGCAACAGGCTATACGCGAACCTTCTATGGCCTGTGCGCCTTTATGGCGCTCGGTCCGCAGCTCATCGGACACGGAACGCTCAACTACCTCGTGCGCTTTCTTACGCCCGCTCTAGTGGCGCTTGTGGTATTCTCCGAGCCCCTCTTGGCTTCGCTTATGGCCTACGCGCTTTGGGGTGAGGTTCCAGGTCTTGTGAGCGGCCTGGGTATGGTGCTCACGTTAGGCGGGCTGCTGCTAGCTTGGTGGCCGCGTCCTAGCGCAGCAGCGAGGCCAAGAGCAGAATAA
- a CDS encoding response regulator, translated as MLVVEDNPDVRRLLVLYLRGRYEVVEAATGEEAFRIVQERPVDAILMDINLPGDWSGLDAARAIRALPGMAHVPIIAQTAYAALFDEQQVLAAGCSYYMNKPIYRHELLSVLERFLSHP; from the coding sequence GTGCTCGTCGTGGAGGATAACCCCGACGTACGGCGGCTGCTCGTTTTGTATTTGCGCGGCCGTTACGAGGTGGTCGAAGCCGCAACGGGCGAGGAGGCCTTTCGGATCGTCCAAGAGCGGCCGGTGGATGCGATCCTTATGGACATCAATCTGCCCGGGGATTGGAGCGGGCTGGATGCGGCGCGCGCCATCCGGGCTCTGCCTGGCATGGCGCATGTGCCCATTATCGCCCAGACGGCCTATGCCGCGCTTTTCGATGAACAGCAGGTGCTTGCCGCTGGCTGCTCTTATTACATGAACAAGCCCATATACCGTCATGAGCTGCTTAGCGTGCTGGAGCGTTTTCTTTCGCACCCGTAG
- a CDS encoding CTP synthase, translating to MAAKYVFVTGGVSSSLGKGIICASLGKLLASRGLRVTIQKFDPYINVDPGTMNPYEHGEVYVTDDGAETDLDLGHYERFLGVPTSQANNVTTGRIYYSVIMKERAGEYLGKTVQVVPHITDEIKSWTRRLGDTGQYDVVITEIGGTVGDIESQPFLEAIRQLRLELGPQQTVFIHLTLIPYLRAAGELKTKPTQHSVKMLLENGIQPDILVCRTEVPLDSAIRRKIALFCNVEERAVIAALDAPSIYEVPLMMQAEGLDQIVLEKLGVPIRESNLTQWVAFLERLQHPQGRIPIALVGKYVEHRDAYKSITEAFVHAGVVHGVEVHIRWVQSEYLNADNAEELLEGVAGMLIAPGFGQRGIEGKITAIQLARERRIPLFGICLGMQCAVIEFARNVCGLKGANSTEFDRHTPHPVIDLLPEQRRVRQKGGTMRLGAYLCELKAGTLAHRAYDGQDRIYERHRHRYEFNNAYRELLEAHGLVFSGIHPGRDLVEIIELPDHPWFLGCQFHPELKSTVERPHPLFVSFVEAALRYAQANGLLEPTQEAVGRP from the coding sequence ATGGCGGCCAAGTACGTATTTGTGACCGGAGGCGTGAGCTCCTCGCTTGGCAAGGGCATTATCTGCGCCTCCTTAGGCAAACTGCTCGCCTCTCGGGGCCTTCGCGTCACCATCCAGAAGTTCGACCCTTACATCAACGTCGATCCTGGCACGATGAACCCCTACGAGCACGGGGAGGTTTACGTGACCGACGACGGGGCGGAGACCGACCTGGACTTGGGGCATTACGAACGCTTTCTGGGCGTTCCCACCTCGCAAGCCAACAATGTCACGACAGGTCGGATTTACTACTCCGTGATCATGAAGGAGCGAGCTGGCGAGTATTTGGGCAAAACCGTTCAGGTCGTACCCCATATCACAGACGAAATCAAATCCTGGACGCGCCGGCTGGGCGATACGGGACAATACGACGTGGTGATCACGGAGATCGGAGGTACGGTTGGCGACATCGAAAGCCAACCTTTTCTGGAGGCCATCCGACAGCTGCGCCTGGAGCTCGGACCGCAGCAGACGGTCTTCATCCACCTTACGCTCATCCCCTACCTGCGCGCGGCCGGAGAGCTCAAGACCAAGCCCACGCAGCATTCGGTGAAGATGCTGCTGGAAAACGGCATCCAGCCAGACATCCTGGTCTGCCGCACCGAGGTGCCTTTGGATAGCGCCATCCGACGCAAAATCGCGCTTTTCTGCAACGTAGAGGAGCGGGCCGTCATCGCGGCCCTGGATGCGCCCTCGATCTACGAAGTGCCCCTCATGATGCAGGCTGAGGGCCTAGATCAGATCGTGCTCGAGAAGCTTGGGGTGCCGATCCGAGAATCGAACCTAACGCAATGGGTCGCCTTTCTGGAGCGCCTGCAGCATCCGCAAGGGCGCATTCCGATTGCGCTCGTGGGCAAATACGTCGAGCACCGGGATGCTTATAAGAGCATCACGGAGGCTTTCGTACACGCCGGTGTAGTGCACGGGGTAGAGGTGCACATTCGTTGGGTGCAATCGGAGTACCTGAACGCGGATAACGCAGAAGAGCTCTTAGAAGGCGTGGCCGGTATGCTGATCGCCCCTGGCTTCGGGCAACGGGGTATCGAGGGCAAAATCACCGCCATCCAGCTGGCCAGGGAAAGGCGCATCCCCCTTTTCGGGATCTGCCTGGGCATGCAATGCGCCGTAATCGAGTTCGCCCGAAACGTCTGCGGCCTAAAGGGGGCCAACAGCACGGAGTTCGACCGGCATACCCCACATCCGGTCATCGACCTGCTGCCTGAGCAGCGGCGGGTGCGTCAAAAAGGGGGCACGATGCGGCTTGGGGCTTACTTGTGCGAACTCAAAGCCGGCACGCTGGCCCATCGGGCTTACGACGGGCAAGATCGCATCTACGAACGCCATCGACATCGATATGAATTCAACAACGCTTACCGGGAACTCCTCGAGGCTCATGGGCTTGTCTTTAGCGGAATCCATCCGGGCCGAGACCTGGTCGAGATCATAGAGTTGCCCGATCATCCCTGGTTTTTAGGCTGTCAATTTCACCCTGAGCTCAAGAGCACTGTCGAAAGGCCTCATCCGCTTTTCGTCTCTTTCGTGGAAGCGGCGCTGCGTTACGCGCAGGCTAATGGGCTTCTGGAACCGACTCAAGAGGCCGTGGGGCGGCCGTGA
- a CDS encoding TonB-dependent receptor: MLLFVLIPLALQEPSRDSSAWERDTLRFRLPELTVLATRTPVEPQTAPGRLERLRRDSLWAPTGSVGELLRAYTTLHVRTYGPGALATLGWRGTDGAHTLVLLDGLPLGNGQNATVDLELLPAFLWQAVELAAGPGSAVYGSAALGGVLRLQPPMPPEGSGEVHLQSRLNSYGLREGALRLGGRYRGLWGELAGYGVQNPNRFPYQDNTVYPPVWRRRQNADYERAGLWMRAGYGRGRWRLQLAHWSAGSDRGVPGPIVAGTGRARQRDHLAYGWGELLYEHPGLQHRLLLAHQEDVLRYTDPDVGITSRHRNTGWTAWYEGARLLGAGAHFAWGLLYRQQGVRSANLQTSGDRRAGSLYVSGAIRPRPGWLVYPALRADLYSDAQDVVSPRLGLNVALAPGWALKAQLGHSYRVPTFNDLYWIGGGNPELKPERSWGLDWGVRYEGQTLQAELTLSGYDIRQRITWLPDPDGRWRAQNQGHVRIGGLEVSAHWHPSTSLLFWAAYTGLEARKLDRSGPADQTYRKFLIYLPPHLARVGGRLRRGALEAELRGLYSSWRYTSADNSSWLPSYGQLDLTLGYRARWRAAALHARLAIENLLNAGYQVIPYYPMPGRSLTFGLTLSWFLKP, encoded by the coding sequence ATGCTGCTTTTCGTGTTGATCCCGCTTGCTCTTCAGGAGCCTTCTAGGGACTCATCTGCTTGGGAGCGGGATACGCTGCGGTTTCGGCTTCCGGAGCTCACGGTCCTCGCCACCCGCACGCCCGTAGAGCCCCAGACGGCGCCAGGTCGGCTGGAGCGGCTGCGGCGGGATTCACTCTGGGCTCCTACGGGCTCTGTCGGGGAGCTTCTGCGGGCCTATACGACGCTTCATGTGCGCACCTATGGGCCGGGCGCCTTGGCTACGTTGGGTTGGCGCGGCACCGACGGGGCGCATACGCTCGTCTTGTTAGACGGGCTGCCGCTCGGAAACGGCCAGAATGCGACCGTGGATTTGGAGCTGCTCCCGGCTTTTCTGTGGCAGGCCGTCGAGCTAGCCGCCGGTCCCGGCTCGGCCGTATACGGTTCTGCTGCTCTGGGAGGCGTCTTGCGCCTGCAGCCGCCTATGCCGCCAGAGGGCTCCGGTGAAGTGCATCTGCAGAGCCGCCTCAATAGTTATGGGCTTCGCGAGGGGGCGCTGCGCCTGGGCGGTCGCTACAGGGGCCTTTGGGGGGAGTTGGCCGGCTATGGGGTGCAGAATCCGAATCGCTTTCCCTATCAAGATAACACCGTCTATCCCCCTGTCTGGCGCCGTCGGCAAAACGCCGATTACGAGCGCGCCGGTCTGTGGATGCGCGCCGGATACGGCCGGGGCCGCTGGCGGCTGCAGCTAGCCCATTGGTCCGCCGGAAGCGATCGGGGCGTTCCGGGTCCTATTGTGGCCGGAACGGGGCGCGCTCGTCAGAGGGACCACCTCGCCTACGGCTGGGGGGAGCTGCTTTACGAACACCCTGGCCTGCAGCATCGGCTGCTTCTGGCGCATCAGGAGGATGTGCTCCGGTACACGGATCCGGATGTCGGCATCACCTCCCGGCATCGCAACACGGGATGGACGGCCTGGTATGAGGGAGCCCGCCTGCTGGGAGCGGGGGCTCATTTTGCTTGGGGGCTTTTGTACCGGCAGCAAGGGGTGCGGAGCGCCAACCTGCAGACGTCCGGCGACCGACGCGCGGGTTCCCTGTACGTTTCCGGCGCGATCCGCCCGCGCCCCGGATGGCTGGTGTATCCCGCCCTGCGAGCCGATCTCTACAGCGACGCGCAGGACGTCGTAAGCCCCCGTCTGGGTTTAAACGTAGCCTTAGCTCCCGGTTGGGCTCTAAAGGCCCAGTTGGGCCACAGCTATCGCGTGCCCACGTTCAACGACCTGTACTGGATCGGCGGGGGCAATCCGGAGCTTAAGCCGGAGCGCAGCTGGGGCTTGGATTGGGGGGTCCGCTATGAGGGGCAGACCCTGCAGGCCGAGCTTACGCTTTCGGGCTACGACATCCGGCAGCGCATCACCTGGCTTCCGGACCCAGATGGCCGCTGGCGGGCGCAGAACCAGGGACACGTAAGGATCGGCGGCCTTGAGGTATCGGCCCACTGGCATCCTTCGACCTCCTTGCTATTTTGGGCCGCCTATACGGGCCTGGAGGCGCGCAAGCTGGATCGCAGCGGTCCAGCCGATCAAACGTATCGGAAGTTCCTCATCTACCTTCCGCCGCATCTGGCCCGCGTCGGGGGGCGCCTGCGCAGGGGCGCGCTGGAAGCGGAGCTACGCGGGCTGTATTCGAGCTGGCGGTATACGAGCGCCGATAACTCCAGCTGGCTGCCCAGTTACGGCCAACTGGATCTGACTCTGGGCTACCGAGCCCGATGGCGCGCCGCGGCCCTGCACGCTCGGCTCGCTATAGAAAACTTGCTCAATGCGGGCTATCAGGTGATCCCCTACTACCCGATGCCGGGCCGAAGCTTGACCTTCGGGCTCACCTTGAGCTGGTTCCTAAAACCCTAA